A genomic stretch from bacterium includes:
- a CDS encoding PLDc N-terminal domain-containing protein produces the protein MTSLFGLLVLIADIYGIVQIIQSRADDMKKALWIVLIVLLPLLGVILWYFMGPKKK, from the coding sequence ATGACGTCCTTATTCGGGCTGTTGGTCCTCATCGCGGACATCTACGGCATTGTCCAGATCATCCAGAGCAGGGCCGATGACATGAAAAAGGCCCTTTGGATCGTGCTCATCGTCCTTTTGCCGTTGCTGGGCGTCATCCTCTGGTACTTCATGGGTCCCAAGAAGAAGTAG
- a CDS encoding response regulator has product MKTALKPSTDPLNILLVEDNPGDAFLIRQMLEHCRRSVRIGLCQDGAEAISYLHRESFYENAPRPDLILLDLDLPRVDGWQVLNQVKENLQLQTIPVVLLSGSISDMDLHRSCFSLANDFIRKPEDWDHLDIFLKYLESKWIDPFPVGG; this is encoded by the coding sequence ATGAAAACAGCTCTCAAGCCTTCCACTGATCCATTGAACATCCTTTTGGTGGAGGACAACCCGGGCGACGCGTTCCTGATCCGCCAAATGCTCGAACATTGTCGCCGCTCCGTGCGGATCGGACTTTGCCAGGACGGGGCGGAAGCCATCTCCTACCTCCACCGGGAAAGTTTCTATGAGAACGCCCCTCGTCCCGATCTCATCCTTCTGGACCTGGACCTTCCCCGGGTGGACGGCTGGCAGGTATTGAACCAGGTCAAGGAGAACCTGCAGCTCCAGACCATACCCGTAGTCCTCTTGTCCGGTTCCATTTCGGACATGGACCTTCACCGGTCCTGTTTTTCGCTCGCCAATGATTTCATCCGGAAACCGGAGGATTGGGACCACCTGGATATCTTTTTGAAATATCTGGAATCCAAATGGATCGATCCATTCCCCGTCGGCGGTTGA